The genome window TGGTTATTCCACGTCTTCGCTTCGAAGGAGGTGGTTCGTGGTGCTCGTCATTATCTGCCTCTTGTACAGGTTTAATGGCTTCTCGTGGGTATTTGTCGTTTATTGGCAAAGGACACAGTTTCACTACTGGTCGCTTTGTGATATGTCCATTCATTTTAATCGTTGCTACCCGCACCAATCCATCTTGTCCTGGATGTACGTCGATTATTCGTGCCAACGGCCACTTTGTGGGAGGagttttttcacttttcaccAATACCAGCATGCCCGGTTGTAAATTGGCGATTGGCTTTAACCATTTTGGACGTTCCTGTAATCTGGACAGGTATTCTTGATGCCATCGGTTCCAGAATTCGGTTGACAATTTTTGTGTTAGCTGCCACCGTCGTAGTTCCTTGACGTTGTCCGGTATTTTATCTGGTAGTGCAAACATAGAACTTCCGATTAGGAAGTGTGCAGGAGTGAGCGCATCTTCGTTGATCGCATCACTACTTAATGGTGCTAAAGGCCTGCTGTTTAAGCATGCTTCTACTTGAACAAGGGCGGTGTACATCTCTTCGATGTTTAGAAGGGATTCTCCGAAGGTTTTCAAGAGGTGTCGTTTCACCGATTTGACTCCGGCCTCCCATAATCCACCGAAATGGGGACTACTTGGTGGAATGTGATGCCACTCGATGCGGTCATTCGCCATCCACGCTTGCGTTTCTTGCGTCATAGTTTGAAACATGGTCCTTATTTCCTTTCCAGCTGCTATGAAATTTGTTCCACAATCGCTGTAGATGGCTTTACATTTTCCTCTTCCGGATACGAATCGTTTTACCGCTGCTATGCATGCTGCTGACGTGAGATCGCTGACTAACTCCAGATGCATAGCTTTCGTCGCAAGGCAGATGAATACCGCAATGTACGACTTGGCAGTCTTTGCTCCTCGACCGTTTGACCATTTAATCCTTAATGGTCCTGCAAAATCCAACCCAGTTTCCCAAAATGGTCGATTTAGTACCACTCTGGAGGATGGTAAGCTTCCCATCAATTGAGCTTGTGGTTGCGCGTTACTTTTGTAACAGATTTATGCATGCATCGTTTTACCATTTTCTGAGCGTTTAAAATCCAATATTCTTGCCGTAGAGTCGATAACATTAGTTGTGAGGTTCTGTGTAAAGTTTTATGATGACCATGCCGCACAATGATCTCAGTGAAATTGCATTTACCATCCAATATAATGGGATGTTTGTTGACGTTGTTGGCATTCTGTAGCCTTCCGCCCACCCTGAGGATACCGCAGGAATCAATAAATGGACGTAATTGGATGATTCGTGATTTACTATCGATCGACTGCCCTTTCTTTAATCTTTGGATCTCGGGTAAAAACGAATGAGTTTGCGCTATCTTAATGCACGCAGTTCTGGCTGTTCGCAGTTCTTCCGCGGTGAGATATCCACAGGATTGGTAACCATTACTACTCGGCAACAGTCGTCTGCAGTATGCAACTACACGGATTAGCCTCGTATAGTTGGAGAATTTATCGATCACTAGATCCTGTTCTTCTGCTCGTAACATGAGCAAGGTGTCTCTTTTCTCTAGCTCCATGGGTTCAATGCACCTCATTGTTGGGAAGCTAACAGTATCGGATGTGAGAATCTTTGGGCCATTCCACCATAACCCAAATTCGTTTAGCTGTGCTGGGGTCAATCCCCGTGTAGCGCAATCAGCAGGGTTTTCGTGCGTCCCCACATGATGCCACTGTTCCGGTGTGCTACTTGCATGAATTTCACTCACTCGATTTGCGACATAAGTTTTCCATCGAGCTGGATGGTCGGCTAACCAAGAGAGTACAATCGTTGAGTCTGTCCAGTAGTGGGTGGCAGTATCAATCCAACTGACAACTGAGGCCTTAACTTGATTCATTAGTTTGACCAGCAATACTGCGCTATTGAGCTCAAGTCGTGGTATGGTTTGTACAGCAAGCGGTGTTACCTTCGTTTTAGCCGTTAGTAGTCTAGCCTTGGGCTCCTCCGAGTGCTTAAGGATCCGAATGTAGATCACAGCAGCGATAGCCGTTCTCGATGGTGCCAAGTTTGTTCTTGGGTCAGCTTTGAGTGGGAGCTGCACttcgaatcgtccatcttccaaTCGTTTGGTGGTCGCTTGATAGTGCGCttcacattcttcttcttctttactaAGCATTCCTCTTTTTGGGGATTTATTGCTTAAAAATAATATCGTCTAAATGTAGACCCTCGCGTTCTCGACATTCATTTAATCGAACAGTAAAATTACTTATGACGTCTCGGCAGGTAGACTCAGGGATGGCTGCCATTTCGTGAcggatattttctttcaaatgcgccagtgaagttgatttattggcgtaaactttagatttaagataacCCCACAGGGGTTAAATCTGTACTGCGTGGAGGCCAATTTATGTCACCTCTCCGGGAGATCAATTTGCCTGAGAAAATTTCCCGAACACGTGGCAGAGACATATTGGACGTGTGTGAAGTTGCTCCATCCTGTTGGAACCATGTTCTTTGGTTATAACCAGGAAAGTTTTGCAGTTCAGGTACCAAGAAGTTGTCTAACATCTCCACATAACGCTCTGAATTCACTGTAACTGCACGCCCCCTTTCGTCTTCAAAATAATAAGCCGATAATTCCTCGCGCCGATATCGCAGCCCATACGGTCACTTTAGGCGAATGTAGGGGTTTCTGATGTTTGCGTTTCGGATTCGTTGCGCTCCAGTAGCGGCAGTTCTGCTTATTTACGTGGTCATTaagatgaaaatgggcttcatccgaAAACAAAATGTTAGTAGACGTTGAAAATCGCCCAATTATCTGATTTACGAAATTAAGCCTCTGACTGGCATCTTGGGGCTTTAATTCTTAcaccaattgaattttgtagCGGTGCAGCTTTAGGTCTTTGTGCATAATGCGATGTAAAGCACTTGCGCGCTTCCGAATTGAAAGGTTCGAGTCGTCACGAACAGACTGATTGACATTCTTCACGTTTTCTACCGTTCTTGATGACCTAGGTCGCCCGGATTTTGATTTATCCAGCGTTGTACCAGTCTCTTCAAAGTTTTTAACCCAATGTCGAATGAGAGGGATGCTTGGCGCATCATTTAAGTGACGAAAACCTCGAATACTGCAGAATTTTCTTCGCGCTACAGTTGCCGAATCGCCGTTTTTGTAAAACTCTCGCACGCACAACGCGCGGTTTGCTCCCGAGAAACGCTCCATAGCGACTGAATTCCTAAGAGCCAGGCTACCGATTGACATAACCCCGCGCTTCTCGGATACGTTGCGTTCACGCAGTAAGctaaattaatataaaatttcttttgagacaccTTGCAGTTAATAGTTTAGAGTATTTACTCCCCATTCATATGGAAAAATTATACGAAAGTCTATAAAATTATGTCAATATCTTTATTTCTTCAACTTTATAAAACTTGATTGGAATTCATAAATGCCAATGGAATTGTTATTTTTCTGATCGTACTCCACCCAGTCATCTTCAGATAGATCGACGTTATCAAATGTTTGTCCATTTTCCGAGGATTTAACAATCCAACCAGATCGTGGCGAAAAATCGGTAGGTTCGACGCCACGACAATCGAATGTTacaattgttttcatttttccagcGTCGTCACTTGTATATGTAGCTGCAAATATGGATTCAACTATTAGTTTATGAATTTGAGAATAATGCGTTAATATACAAAGTGCGAGATACACAGAAGAAGAAGTTTgggagccggctagactctgcctccctgcttccataacaacagtcacggtcttaggagtttgtggtatcaaaacggcacatcaaagcgctaattgggctcctcggaggggccactgatttccgtccgtattTCCGTCTAAGTACTCAGCTTATTTCGTTGTTTCCAGTCTTTAGGATATATTTTTTTCCCGCCCCATTCACGTAACTGACATAACTTCCCATAACGAAGTTGTGGCTTTGATACGGTGGTATAGGGACAGGGACATAATGGCGGCTCAGGCTTTAAGTAATATTTGGTTGTCATTTACCATTTCGTGCAGTATAGCGCGTCAAGCACACACACCTACGCGGCACCGTTCGTGGTTACCTCAAATTCACTtgcactccttcttttctgcttTGCGCATTGAGGTAaatacattttcagattttagacaaggtagcGAAGGTGGacttagcgctgttaatgtgtcaggaaacatccagtttggtgccaTCGTCGGGaggaaccacgcttcctagatatataaaaatagatcgacaccttcgatgcAGATAAGGAAAGTGTGACGGCTTCTCACTGCAGtattgttcgctgctgctttgatttgctcaaagaagctaatctttgagtcaaaagtcaaggtactttaccgttgattGTAACTTGatcatcgactcgccgaacgatatgggatgcagagtcggaattctcttttaagccagaatgactacttcagtttttccaGTGCAACGTTGAAACTAtgagcatcaatatgccaagtctactttgcgcctgttcgacagtgtgtCCGGCAATAAGCGccacaacatcatctgcataaccgaccagacgtgactcttctggcatatcgagtttaagtagactatcataggaagcgttccaggggTCCGGCTTTAGCATGGGTCTCTGCGCTACCTCCGATGtggcctccatcctcctctgatgcTAGCGTTTCTTAGAGccgggagcggttcctcagatggtCCCTCAATTTctataagagatagttcggcacgtggaaagtattgtctagtatgcCTAGAGTGTCTTCCCATCTTAAGGAATTAAAGATTGACATCAAGCGCTACGAGGAGCACTGCCCGTCGGGCTCAGCAGCTGTGCGCCTTAACGAACTGTAGATCTCATTGCTCTAAAGccgaactgccgtggggatAAGTTTGCGGCAGCGGCacttcaacgagtctacttctgatgatcATGAGCTTTTCCCGGGAATggcaagcatacaaagtgggctgtaagaagacggcaactcagggacCGCGTCCTACctatttccagttctgctctgaaggttGAACgtcgccccgagcccgcagtatgtgcaacgttctcatcagacgcattacgatccctgcataggatgcaactctccttttcgttgcggTTGTTCGCTTGATGTTTGCGCATTTGCGGCAGGTTGCCTTCTGTCAATTCCCCGACAGATTGCAGACTtgcgcccataatccaaacatctgttaCATTTGATTGAGACGGCCCGGATTTTCCCGCTGATTAGAAGCTTCTTCTcgtattgctccgcaacttccaTCACAGCGTCTTTTTGgcttcgggagttcgcagaggtgataccaatccagaCACTGGCTACCTCCGGGctttcgcgtttgatggcctcttctatctCGCTTTTtgctgtgaggcagtcaaggtttcggatttccagagagcaagTGTGTTCCAGGTTAAAAACCAAAGTTTTTTCTctccagaagccccttgactgcttcacagaacgtaccttCATTTGTTGCGCTCGGGTCTACTTcggctaggactccaccacccttcgtttttcgaaGGGAAGATTCTTCTTCTCTGCTATCTTCGGggttgatcttgtaacggatttcgctgaggacttccgcaaactTCTGCTTAGTTTCTCCTCTTGCGTAGAGCGAGACTTAAACTCCGCGTATCGCTTTAAGATGATGTATGATGTTGATGTGTTCAATGCAGGAGGACCCGGAGCGGAAGTTAGTCTGTTTTCGGTTGATCAaggtttcgagatgttctttgctgcgtttcaggattattttgaccattatctttgcgatggcacGGAGCATGCAGATCCCTTCCCAACTGACACACTCATCTttcgaatcttaacgatcatccccttattTCACACTCTGGGAAAGGTTgcggattctcaagatttccgtacgattgGAAGCAGCAAATCTGCATTAATtgcaagtgcagcgataaataactccgcGGAGAGGCCCAGGGTGCATTGATAGCTGAAATgattttcttctgcttggagaaacagtccgtatccacatgtaacggtgactagccatttcatccacaagaggaggagccCCATCGGTTGTGGTACGTGTGAGAACCGTTATGAAGTGTCTtagcacctcttcagttgctcgtcccTTCataggatcatcgaaagatttgcgaccatgtGCAAGCTCCTTCGTGATGCTTTAtatcttctgaaatcattgcgttctgcagcATCTTCTGCTTCCATGACCGGCGCAATAGTagattctcttttgtcaccGCACACACTACACTTAACTTCTTGGGATTTCATTCGGTATCGGAGTtagagcgcgtcacgcccgccatcgctTGCAGCGcaaccccttccgtttatcgatttgcttccacgattctgcagttggccagatcttatgacgcccttcAGGATGTGTGTGACGATCTGcgtagcatccgagaaaaaattgataagactgaccctaaccaatgtgcggcagcagcgtgaccaaaagtgccaacaggtggaaaaacgctcccttttatcatgtggacttaggatcccgcatatcctaaacaactacctagctttagccttagtctagcttagactaaaacaactgacgttttagtccaatataattcgcaaccttgtcgtgtttttgcgatgataaaagggagcgttttttccacctgttggcactttcggtcacgctgctcccagggcagaggagaggcagcgtctgatgagttgcctctgtcctggacgaaaccgtcagtcactttttgatttttagatttttaatgcttggggtgctatactccaaactagggatccttggactagaaaacgtgggagtaagttgctcctcatctagtccggtccaccaccatgtggacttaggatcccgcatatcctaaacaactacctaaGAATCTTAAATTTTCTCTCTATACACCTATTGAAAACTAGCGTCGGTCAACCTGGTCCCTCTCCCATTAAAAAGTATTGCATTTCCCTGGTCTGTTCCGCTTTTCGCACTTTATATTGGATATATTTAATCCTTACAGCTTACTAGCATTTTTCGCGTCAGACTATATATCTCTCCTTTCTTCGTTTCCGGCAATGCAGAGATGAAGCCCGTCATTACCCCATAAACCAAAGTATCAATCGGCATAATTCCCGAGATGAGAAAGTCTCTATCTTCGGCCTTGAAGGCCGAACAGGACTATTCTCTTGTACACTGCACTCGATGAACGAGCGTTGCATGGGATTTGTAATGCCGTCCCCGAAACCGGTGCTGCATAAAACATTATGGAACTCATCACCTTAGATATTAGTAGTCTACAGGTATACCAGGACCCTTCAACATTCGACTTGCCAGAGTCACACTCGTCGTGGATGTTTTGTCGCAAGTATATTTTGTATGTTGGTTAAAGCCCAGCTTCGCATCTATAataagtatttgatggcggACTTGGAAGTGGTGATATGATTCCCAGCGAGTGTAATTTTTTATATTGCGCTTCATTTTTGCACCCAGAACTGTGTGCCACAACGTTGGCGTAACCCTCCTTCCCGAGAGGAAGGAaattgagagagcaaacagatgtcatcaccgtaatcgaagtgtttgaggaaagatgtcatcctcCATTGAAATGtccacgttctccggacaagacagcatgaagcaCGGCGCcgacaacaagaaaa of Hermetia illucens chromosome 4, iHerIll2.2.curated.20191125, whole genome shotgun sequence contains these proteins:
- the LOC119654146 gene encoding uncharacterized protein LOC119654146 is translated as MLSKEEEECEAHYQATTKRLEDGRFEVQLPLKADPRTNLAPSRTAIAAVIYIRILKHSEEPKARLLTAKTKVTPLAVQTIPRLELNSAVLLVKLMNQVKASVVSWIDTATHYWTDSTIVLSWLADHPARWKTYVANRVSEIHASSTPEQWHHVGTHENPADCATRGLTPAQLNEFGLWWNGPKILTSDTVSFPTMRCIEPMELEKRDTLLMLRAEEQDLVIDKFSNYTRLIRVVAYCRRLLPSSNGYQSCGYLTAEELRTARTACIKIAQTHSFLPEIQRLKKGQSIDSKSRIIQLRPFIDSCGILRVGGRLQNANNVNKHPIILDGKCNFTEIIVRHGHHKTLHRTSQLMLSTLRQEYWILNAQKMVKRCMHKSVTKVTRNHKLN